Proteins co-encoded in one Bradyrhizobium sp. 170 genomic window:
- the paaI gene encoding hydroxyphenylacetyl-CoA thioesterase PaaI translates to MNVALSPDEIARACADAMWKEDDASKGLGMNIVEIKPGQATLTMTVQPHMVNGQRIAHGGFIFLLADSTFAFACNSRNERAVAAQCDITFIRPGKLGDVLIATAREVSRNGRSGIYDVRVTASEVVIAEFRGHSRTIAGTWLPVADNGATQR, encoded by the coding sequence ATGAACGTCGCGCTCTCGCCTGACGAGATCGCACGCGCCTGCGCGGATGCGATGTGGAAAGAAGACGACGCCAGCAAGGGCCTCGGCATGAACATTGTCGAGATCAAGCCCGGGCAGGCCACGCTGACGATGACGGTGCAGCCGCACATGGTCAACGGCCAGCGCATCGCCCATGGCGGCTTCATCTTCCTGCTGGCCGATTCCACCTTCGCTTTTGCCTGCAACTCGCGCAACGAGCGCGCGGTTGCCGCGCAATGCGACATCACCTTCATCCGGCCGGGCAAGCTCGGCGATGTGCTGATCGCGACGGCGCGGGAAGTTTCGCGCAATGGACGGTCCGGGATTTACGACGTCCGCGTCACCGCGAGCGAGGTCGTGATTGCGGAGTTTCGCGGTCATTCCCGCACCATCGCCGGAACGTGGCTGCCGGTTGCGGACAACGGTGCGACGCAAAGATAG